One part of the Musa acuminata AAA Group cultivar baxijiao chromosome BXJ1-5, Cavendish_Baxijiao_AAA, whole genome shotgun sequence genome encodes these proteins:
- the LOC135673767 gene encoding probable beta-1,4-xylosyltransferase IRX9H → MASFRRALSAASHIHNDRSLHNHTLPSCISTSRHHPHSCCSFFAVRRLFEGVFLRKPFRGKPLPPQQHQHHHNSWKRYLSRLLLFFLLGFVFGLYPFAEVDDFVLRPHHFSFDSSPSISRNGSLPRRDLAAVLRPGDAEIEIVRSDDGHRYSNDEPLPNDLPDPSPPRNKLLIVVTPTYNRASQSYYLSRLGQTLRLVPPPLLWIVVEMNAASMETAEILMGTGVVYRHLVCKKNSTNIKDRGVHQRNTALEHIERHRLDGIVYFADDDNIYSLELFEELREIRRFGVWPVAMLSQSKNKAILEGPVCNGSQVIGWHTNEKSKRLRRFHVDMSGFAFNSTILWDYKKWHRPNSDAIRQLDTVKEGFQETTFIEQIVEDESQMEGLPNDCSRIMNWHLHLEGGDLVYPEGWQLSGNLDAIIRLTENMHLLQGKHFT, encoded by the exons ATGGCgtccttccgtcgagctctctcgGCGGCTAGCCACATCCACAACGATCGGTCCCTCCACAATCACACCCTCCCTTCTTGCATTTCCACCAGTCGCCATCACCCCCACTCCTGCTGCTCTTTCTTCGCGGTTCGCCGGCTCTTCGAGGGCGTCTTCCTCCGGAAGCCCTTCCGTGGCAAGCCGCTGCCGCCGCAGCAGCACCAGCACCACCACAATTCATGGAAGAGGTACCTCTCCCGcttgctcctcttcttcctcctcggctTCGTCTTCGGCCTCTACCCATTCGCGGAGGTTGACGACTTCGTCTTGCGGCCCCACCACTTCTCCTTTGATTCATCGCCCTCCATCAGCCGTAACGGTAGCCTTCCGCGCCGTGATCTCGCGGCAGTCCTCCGGCCCGGCGACGCAGAGATCGAGATCGTGCGATCTGATGACGGCCACCGGTACTCGAACGACGAGCCCCTTCCGAACGACCTACCGGATCCATCGCCGCCCAGGAATAAGTTGCTGATCGTCGTGACGCCCACATACAACCGCGCCTCCCAGAGCTACTACCTTAGCCGCCTGGGCCAGACGCTGCGGCTGGTCCCGCCGCCCCTCCTCTGGATTGTGGTGGAGATGAACGCGGCCTCGATGGAGACCGCAGAGATTCTCATGGGCACTGGCGTCGTGTACAGGCATCTCGTCTGCAAGAAGAACTCGACCAATATCAAGGACAGAGGTGTCCACCAGCGGAACACCGCACTTGAGCACATCGAGCGGCATCGTCTGGATGGGATCGTGTACTTTGCGGACGACGATAACATCTACTCGCTCGAGCTGTTCGAGGAACTGAGGGAGATCAG GAGATTTGGTGTTTGGCCTGTTGCAATGCTTTCTCAAAGCAAAAATAAGGCAATATTGGAAGGCCCAGTGTGCAATGGAAGTCAAGTAATCGGATGGCACACTAATGAGAAAAGCAAGAGACTTAGGAGATTTCATGTTGATATGTCTGGATTTGCATTCAATAGCACCATACTCTGGGACTACAAAAAATGGCATCGTCCAAACTCAGATGCCATTAGGCAGCTAGACACGGTGAAAGAGGGTTTTCAG GAGACTACATTTATAGAGCAGATAGTAGAGGATGAAAGTCAAATGGAAGGCTTACCAAATGATTGCTCAAGGATCATGAATTGGCACCTCCATTTAGAAGGTGGAGATCTTGTTTATCCTGAAGGATGGCAACTCTCAGGCAACCTTGATGCCATTATTCGCTTAACAGAGAACATGCATCTTTTGCAAG GAAAGCACTTTACATAG